One genomic segment of Helicobacter enhydrae includes these proteins:
- a CDS encoding NADH-quinone oxidoreductase subunit B, which translates to MGIENLVQNDVILTRLDALFNWGRKNSLWPMIFGTACCAIEFMSSVSSRHDLSRFGAEVMRFSPRQADLMIVAGTISFKQAPILKEIYDQMCDPKWVVSMGACACSGGFYDNYTTLQGIDQIIPVDVYISGCPPRPEGIIDAIVAIQEKISSESIKDRHKDFKGLLDV; encoded by the coding sequence ATGGGAATAGAAAATTTAGTTCAAAACGATGTGATTTTAACGCGACTTGATGCGTTGTTTAACTGGGGTAGGAAAAACTCTCTGTGGCCTATGATTTTTGGGACTGCTTGTTGTGCGATAGAGTTTATGAGCTCTGTTTCTTCAAGACACGATCTCTCTAGGTTTGGTGCAGAGGTGATGCGTTTCTCTCCTAGACAGGCAGATTTGATGATCGTGGCTGGAACGATTTCTTTCAAACAAGCTCCGATTCTCAAAGAGATTTATGATCAAATGTGCGATCCAAAATGGGTGGTGAGTATGGGGGCGTGTGCGTGTAGTGGCGGGTTTTATGATAACTATACGACTTTGCAAGGAATCGATCAGATCATTCCTGTTGATGTTTATATCAGTGGCTGTCCTCCCCGTCCTGAAGGTATCATCGATGCAATCGTGGCAATACAAGAAAAAATCTCTAGTGAATCAATCAAAGATAGGCACAAAGATTTCAAAGGATTACTAGATGTTTGA
- a CDS encoding NADH-quinone oxidoreductase subunit NuoE family protein gives MKFEFTQEQLDALHRLEQQVDDKRALVLPSLWIVQRTKGYIEAEDIKYLEKTLGVRAMFYSEAIGFYSMFNSSPKGKFELKFCKTITCKLRGADALIKFAEELLGIKMGETTSDGLFSLGESECLGYCEKAPCMLCNLEQIDTLDEKKISDLIEKSRKNDASC, from the coding sequence ATGAAGTTTGAATTTACTCAAGAACAATTAGACGCATTGCATAGGCTAGAACAGCAGGTCGATGACAAAAGAGCACTTGTGTTGCCCTCTCTTTGGATAGTGCAGAGGACAAAAGGCTATATAGAAGCCGAGGATATTAAATATCTAGAAAAAACCCTTGGGGTGCGTGCGATGTTTTATTCTGAAGCGATTGGGTTTTATTCGATGTTTAACTCAAGCCCTAAGGGTAAGTTTGAGCTGAAGTTTTGCAAAACCATCACTTGCAAATTGAGGGGAGCTGATGCACTGATCAAGTTTGCAGAAGAGCTTTTGGGAATCAAAATGGGTGAAACGACAAGCGATGGGCTGTTTAGTCTAGGTGAGAGTGAGTGTCTTGGGTATTGTGAAAAAGCACCTTGTATGCTGTGTAATCTTGAGCAAATTGATACTTTGGATGAGAAAAAAATCAGTGATTTGATAGAAAAATCAAGGAAAAATGATGCAAGTTGTTAG
- the nuoF gene encoding NADH-quinone oxidoreductase subunit NuoF, whose translation MQVVSARFGIENAHKIEVAKAYGAYEDLPKILQMDREAIVEAVDKSGLRGKGGGGGHCGTKWKNMLAWESEKRYLVVNGDESEPGTCKDKYILNLDPHLLIEGIIIASYALKANRAYVYIRGEYEREYLSLSQAIKEAHKELNGFEIIVCKGAGAYICGEKSALLESIEGKRGHPRLKPHNRAEPDFLFGSACVVNNVETIASVPFIVKKGWEAYRSVGTEKSPGTLLFSVTGCVNTPCIKEMPFGTKMIDFINEFGGGVWKNRELKAVIPGGSSATILTKEEVLRATLDYESLGEFRSSLGTGGMMVFDDSVSMPEVLCNLLEFYTEESCGQCTPCREGCGWALRVVEKMLRGEGSLKDLDTLKDISYMLDGKTICVFAPAVKDVIMGFITKFEDEFVALCKEGNNG comes from the coding sequence ATGCAAGTTGTTAGTGCAAGATTTGGGATTGAAAATGCCCATAAAATTGAAGTCGCCAAGGCTTATGGTGCCTATGAGGATTTGCCCAAAATCCTTCAAATGGATAGAGAAGCAATCGTAGAGGCTGTGGATAAGAGTGGTTTGAGAGGCAAAGGTGGGGGCGGCGGTCATTGTGGCACGAAGTGGAAAAATATGTTAGCTTGGGAGAGTGAGAAGCGTTATTTGGTGGTCAATGGCGATGAGAGTGAGCCCGGAACCTGCAAGGACAAATATATCCTCAATCTGGATCCACATCTACTCATCGAGGGGATCATCATCGCCTCTTATGCGTTGAAAGCCAATCGGGCGTATGTGTATATTCGTGGAGAGTATGAGAGGGAATATCTCTCTTTGAGCCAAGCGATCAAAGAGGCACACAAAGAACTCAATGGCTTTGAAATCATCGTATGTAAGGGGGCAGGAGCCTATATCTGCGGAGAGAAATCTGCACTTCTAGAATCTATAGAGGGCAAAAGAGGACACCCAAGACTAAAACCACACAACAGAGCAGAACCTGATTTTTTGTTTGGCTCAGCCTGTGTGGTCAATAATGTAGAAACAATCGCAAGCGTGCCATTTATCGTGAAAAAGGGTTGGGAAGCCTATCGCTCTGTTGGGACAGAGAAAAGCCCGGGGACATTGTTGTTTTCAGTCACAGGTTGCGTGAATACTCCTTGTATCAAAGAAATGCCTTTTGGGACAAAAATGATTGATTTTATCAATGAGTTTGGTGGTGGCGTATGGAAAAACAGAGAGCTCAAAGCCGTGATTCCCGGGGGCTCAAGTGCTACGATTTTGACAAAAGAAGAGGTTTTGAGGGCTACTTTGGATTATGAGAGCCTTGGGGAGTTTAGGAGTTCGCTTGGCACGGGTGGGATGATGGTTTTTGATGATAGTGTGAGTATGCCTGAAGTGCTGTGCAATCTCCTTGAGTTTTATACAGAGGAGAGTTGTGGGCAATGCACCCCTTGTAGAGAGGGCTGTGGCTGGGCGTTGAGAGTGGTGGAGAAAATGCTCAGGGGCGAGGGAAGTCTCAAAGATTTGGACACACTCAAAGATATTTCTTATATGCTTGATGGCAAAACCATTTGCGTTTTTGCCCCTGCCGTAAAAGATGTCATTATGGGCTTTATCACAAAATTTGAAGATGAGTTTGTCGCATTATGCAAGGAGGGGAATAATGGTTGA
- a CDS encoding Eco57I restriction-modification methylase domain-containing protein yields the protein MLQVSFPKIYDFEGTQTEVQRVFDRIKALYDAQRFSCQNEHQFEDDFIARVLEILDWHSIRQDEKIIQGKLEKPDFLLFVTAEAKRSYQDLSKQERHSSNAYISVILESKAYNVEVDNKQVKDNPHFQLLRYLSNLKLDFGFLTNGRIWRFYDNSKLSAQKIFYEVNLESIIFKDDLQAFQYFYHIFKAQNFSQSPKNLKNTMQETLEKNTQSKISIEDDLQSIIYGTNGNNSLFERIGACIYAKNPNAPLEDIYQNALYFIFRLLFIAYFEDKFDEILDKHSCFKDEISLHKLLDSIQQVKNDSYEAYGKLEDIFRIYNEGKPNFDMPIFNGGLFDTHNTPLLQTPKIFDNKELREILDALFYYKEKDLPFKRDYRTLSVAHLGTIYEGLLSYFFEIAQEDLFYLAYQSKKRGKDLKSTEGYFDSYDYAKIAKDNLIHTAQFYQKGQIYLKNTSNSRKSTASFYTPDSITKFLVRSALKDKLNPSNILHFKILDNACGSGHFLVEALNQITQIVQEDFDSFPELKNLYEEEKQAVQNNICVFIQGYKADESDILKRLLLKRVIFGVDLNPFSIELTKLSLWIDSFIFGTPLSFLEHHIKCGNALIGTSINHFKSYYDTLQQKKSKKEGASLFIDAFLNEFNALSLVFDKLDSIKDNTEQDIKESKHIYQNEISPILDKLNLFLNLYNAKSFMSSNELKESEKLEHSNIEYLTNKDEKEWQELRSIIESYAKKYRFFNYEIEFPELVKEDKFLGFDVIVGNPPWDKTKFSDSDFFPQYQSDYRTLSKSKKKEVCENLLSKPYIKQEYEKQKAFIDSNNNYYKIHYPLNRGSGDGNLFRFFVEKNLSLLAQGGSLNYVLPSALMLEEGSVALRQEILENKTLEYFYSFENREGIFTDVDLRYKFALMQVKNIKSSTDHTIKTMFYQTQIDAIYDNHNTIATTFAEIKALSPSQLAFQEVRSKADLEILKKCYAAFKPLSLEWLDFRNELHMTADKDLFIESYQEGLLPLYEGKMIHQNNAEFGEAQYFLDSKAFDKRLRSKEIYRLKQDLRLNNKEYTRLLDSIAQGKSITELEDSIIKYDRSFYRLGFRGIARDTDERTGIFSLLPKDCGFGHSMFASSVKKYIVDSQGHITHKTTSHLRLLFALGIFNALVVDFILRGMVQINVSKTYLERLPIPQPSDEEILQSSLYQNIAFDALKLQLFNDKKKHFTSLKEEFHNIDMPSTQKAYDTIKAQLDITIATEIYKLTKEEFYHLLESFQVLQNKQPSYIALLKSLWDK from the coding sequence ATGCTCCAAGTTAGCTTCCCCAAAATCTACGATTTTGAAGGCACGCAAACAGAAGTCCAACGCGTATTTGATCGCATCAAAGCACTCTATGATGCACAGAGATTCTCTTGCCAAAATGAGCATCAATTCGAAGATGATTTTATCGCTAGAGTATTAGAAATACTAGATTGGCACAGCATCAGGCAAGATGAAAAAATCATTCAAGGCAAACTAGAAAAACCAGATTTTTTACTTTTTGTAACTGCAGAGGCTAAGCGTTCTTATCAAGATTTATCCAAACAAGAAAGACACTCTAGCAATGCCTATATTTCCGTGATTTTAGAATCCAAAGCCTATAATGTAGAAGTGGATAATAAGCAAGTCAAAGACAATCCACATTTTCAGCTTTTACGCTATCTTAGCAATCTAAAGCTTGATTTTGGATTCCTCACTAATGGCAGAATATGGCGTTTTTATGATAATTCAAAATTGAGCGCTCAAAAGATTTTCTATGAAGTCAATTTAGAATCCATCATTTTCAAAGATGACTTACAAGCTTTCCAATATTTCTATCACATCTTTAAAGCCCAAAATTTCTCTCAAAGCCCAAAAAATCTCAAAAACACAATGCAAGAAACGCTAGAGAAAAACACCCAATCCAAAATCTCTATTGAAGATGATTTGCAATCCATTATCTATGGGACCAATGGCAACAATTCGCTTTTTGAACGCATCGGTGCTTGTATTTATGCCAAAAACCCCAATGCCCCTCTTGAAGACATCTACCAAAATGCCCTTTATTTCATTTTTCGTCTGCTTTTCATCGCCTATTTTGAAGACAAGTTTGATGAGATATTAGACAAGCATTCTTGTTTCAAAGATGAAATCAGCCTCCATAAACTTCTAGATTCAATACAACAAGTAAAGAATGATAGCTATGAAGCTTATGGTAAGCTAGAAGATATTTTTAGAATCTACAATGAGGGCAAACCAAATTTTGATATGCCAATCTTTAATGGGGGACTTTTTGACACACACAACACGCCCCTTTTGCAAACCCCAAAGATTTTTGACAACAAAGAGCTTAGAGAGATTCTAGACGCACTTTTTTATTATAAAGAAAAAGATTTGCCTTTCAAGCGTGATTATCGCACTCTAAGTGTGGCACATCTAGGCACTATTTATGAGGGGCTACTCTCCTATTTCTTTGAAATTGCACAAGAAGATCTCTTTTATCTTGCATATCAATCCAAAAAAAGAGGCAAGGATTTGAAATCAACTGAAGGGTATTTTGATAGCTATGATTATGCAAAGATAGCCAAAGATAATCTTATCCACACAGCACAATTTTATCAAAAAGGACAAATTTATCTAAAAAACACCAGCAATTCTCGCAAAAGCACCGCAAGTTTTTATACCCCAGATTCTATTACCAAATTTCTTGTGCGTTCTGCTTTGAAAGACAAGCTAAATCCTAGCAATATCTTGCATTTTAAGATTTTGGATAATGCCTGTGGAAGTGGGCATTTCCTAGTAGAAGCCCTAAACCAAATCACACAAATCGTTCAAGAGGATTTTGATTCTTTCCCTGAACTCAAAAATTTGTATGAGGAAGAAAAACAAGCAGTGCAAAATAATATTTGTGTCTTTATTCAAGGCTATAAGGCAGATGAAAGCGATATTCTAAAACGGCTTTTACTCAAAAGAGTGATTTTTGGCGTTGATTTAAACCCCTTTAGCATAGAGCTAACAAAGCTTTCACTTTGGATTGATAGCTTTATCTTTGGCACACCTCTAAGCTTCCTAGAGCATCATATCAAATGTGGCAATGCGTTGATTGGCACAAGCATAAATCATTTTAAAAGTTATTATGATACCCTACAACAAAAAAAGAGCAAAAAAGAAGGAGCGAGCCTTTTCATTGACGCTTTTTTAAATGAGTTTAATGCTTTAAGCCTTGTGTTTGACAAACTAGATTCCATAAAAGATAATACAGAACAAGACATTAAAGAATCAAAGCATATTTATCAAAATGAGATTAGCCCCATTTTAGATAAACTCAATCTTTTTTTGAATCTATACAATGCAAAAAGCTTTATGAGTAGCAACGAATTAAAAGAATCTGAAAAACTAGAACATAGCAACATAGAGTATTTAACAAACAAAGATGAAAAAGAATGGCAGGAACTGCGTAGCATTATAGAATCCTATGCTAAAAAATATCGCTTTTTCAATTATGAAATCGAGTTTCCAGAATTAGTCAAAGAGGATAAATTTTTGGGCTTTGATGTGATTGTGGGCAATCCACCTTGGGATAAGACCAAATTTAGTGATAGTGACTTTTTCCCTCAATATCAAAGTGATTATCGCACCCTTAGTAAATCCAAGAAAAAAGAAGTGTGTGAAAACCTCCTTAGCAAACCTTATATCAAACAGGAATATGAGAAACAAAAAGCCTTCATTGATTCTAATAACAACTATTACAAAATACATTATCCTCTAAATAGGGGCAGTGGTGATGGGAATCTCTTTAGATTTTTTGTTGAGAAAAATCTAAGCCTACTTGCTCAAGGAGGCTCACTTAATTATGTTTTGCCCAGTGCATTAATGCTAGAGGAAGGCAGTGTGGCTTTGCGTCAAGAAATCCTAGAAAACAAGACTTTGGAATATTTCTATAGTTTTGAAAATAGAGAGGGGATTTTCACCGATGTAGATTTACGCTATAAATTTGCCCTAATGCAAGTGAAAAATATCAAATCCAGCACAGACCACACCATCAAAACAATGTTTTATCAAACACAAATTGATGCCATCTATGATAATCACAACACAATCGCCACCACTTTTGCAGAAATCAAAGCCCTAAGCCCCTCCCAACTTGCATTCCAAGAAGTGCGCTCCAAAGCTGATTTGGAGATTCTCAAAAAATGCTATGCAGCTTTCAAGCCCCTTTCTTTAGAATGGCTTGATTTTAGAAATGAACTTCATATGACAGCAGATAAAGATTTATTTATAGAATCCTATCAAGAAGGATTATTGCCACTTTATGAGGGCAAGATGATTCATCAAAACAATGCAGAATTTGGAGAGGCACAATATTTTTTGGATTCTAAGGCATTTGATAAGAGGCTAAGAAGCAAGGAGATTTATAGGCTAAAACAGGATTTAAGATTAAATAACAAAGAATACACAAGACTTTTGGATTCTATTGCACAGGGCAAATCCATCACAGAATTAGAGGATTCTATCATCAAATATGATAGGAGTTTTTATCGCTTAGGCTTTAGGGGAATTGCAAGGGACACTGATGAACGCACGGGAATTTTTAGCCTTTTGCCCAAAGATTGTGGTTTTGGGCATAGTATGTTTGCAAGTAGTGTCAAAAAATACATTGTAGATTCACAAGGACATATCACCCACAAGACTACAAGCCATCTTAGACTCCTCTTTGCCTTAGGGATTTTTAATGCCTTGGTGGTGGATTTTATCCTTAGGGGTATGGTGCAAATCAATGTGAGTAAAACTTACTTAGAGCGACTCCCAATCCCTCAACCCAGTGATGAGGAAATCTTGCAATCTAGTCTTTATCAAAACATTGCTTTTGATGCTCTAAAACTCCAACTTTTTAATGACAAAAAGAAGCATTTCACAAGCCTCAAAGAAGAGTTTCATAACATAGATATGCCAAGCACACAAAAAGCCTACGACACAATCAAAGCACAACTAGATATCACCATAGCAACAGAGATCTACAAACTCACCAAAGAAGAATTCTACCACTTGCTTGAATCTTTCCAAGTTTTGCAAAACAAACAACCTAGCTACATCGCCTTGCTTAAGAGTCTTTGGGATAAATGA
- the ndhC gene encoding NADH-quinone oxidoreductase subunit A yields the protein MSGNLILSFYLYVFIVCSLIGVFFLTKKIGPSRQNPAKNKTYESGIVNFYGGINSSINVKYYLVAIVFVIFDIEAVFMYPWAVSLRELGEYGLVVMFVFMAILLVGLFYIYKKKILRWE from the coding sequence ATGAGTGGTAATCTTATCTTGAGTTTTTATCTGTATGTGTTTATTGTTTGTTCGTTGATTGGGGTGTTTTTCTTGACCAAAAAAATAGGTCCAAGCAGACAAAATCCTGCCAAAAACAAAACCTATGAGAGTGGGATTGTGAATTTTTATGGGGGGATCAACTCAAGTATCAATGTCAAATATTATCTCGTGGCGATTGTATTTGTCATCTTTGATATAGAGGCGGTGTTTATGTATCCGTGGGCTGTGAGTTTGCGTGAGCTTGGTGAGTATGGGCTTGTGGTGATGTTTGTCTTTATGGCAATCTTGCTTGTGGGGTTGTTTTATATCTACAAAAAGAAGATTTTAAGATGGGAATAG
- a CDS encoding NADH-quinone oxidoreductase subunit D has translation MFEELLSRFHPIKHSNVNGLLSIQINPSLIGEVALYIRDTLGFEILADIACVDNLHLDTSKRFSLYYVFRKTDGREVCVYLELDLDERVTSIEGIYKSANWAERECFDQFGVQFENHPNLRRILNHKDFKGHPLRKDYPITGYQVLYESDDLVDEMKNQMHREGLVSEENEEFKTKYTFLNIGPSHPATHGTIRNFVALDGEKIISCVTEIGYLHRGFEKACENHSYAQIIPYTDRLNYCSALLNNIGYAKAIEDVLGVTLPDRGIFMRVILGELARIIDHEVCLGAMFVDMGGLTNYWYLYNPREKIYDFLSKLTGARFTNSFARIGGMANDFYEGWQEELLAHLKEVEKGVDDTMVLIEKNRIYLDRVQNICKISAKEALSYGFSGPNLRASGVGYDLRKDKPYYYYDSFDFEVPVGSEGDIYDRMFVRFFEIRESISIIRQAIKRIPEGKISIEDKEIFLPPKEQVYSNIESLINHFKLVFDGIKLPKGHFYSATEGANGELGFFIVSDGKPKPYRVKLRPPCFYALNAFSSMVRGALIADSILNLGSLNIIAGELDR, from the coding sequence ATGTTTGAAGAGCTTTTATCAAGATTTCATCCCATAAAACATAGCAATGTCAATGGACTTTTGAGCATACAAATCAATCCTAGCTTGATTGGTGAAGTGGCTTTGTATATTCGGGATACTCTTGGCTTTGAGATATTGGCAGATATTGCGTGCGTGGATAATCTACATCTTGACACTTCCAAACGCTTCAGCCTTTATTATGTTTTTCGCAAAACAGACGGGCGGGAGGTGTGTGTCTATTTGGAGCTTGATCTAGATGAGAGGGTGACAAGCATTGAGGGGATTTACAAAAGTGCAAATTGGGCGGAGAGGGAATGCTTCGATCAGTTTGGGGTGCAGTTTGAAAACCACCCAAACCTAAGGCGTATCCTCAATCACAAAGATTTCAAAGGGCACCCTTTGAGAAAAGACTACCCCATCACAGGCTATCAAGTGCTGTATGAAAGCGATGATTTGGTCGATGAGATGAAAAACCAAATGCACAGAGAGGGGCTTGTGAGCGAGGAGAATGAGGAGTTCAAAACCAAATACACATTTTTGAATATCGGACCCTCTCACCCGGCAACGCACGGAACGATCAGGAACTTTGTGGCATTGGATGGGGAGAAAATCATCTCTTGTGTCACAGAGATAGGGTATTTGCATCGCGGATTTGAAAAAGCTTGTGAGAACCATAGCTACGCTCAAATCATCCCCTACACAGATCGCTTGAACTACTGCTCTGCTTTGCTCAACAATATCGGATATGCCAAAGCGATTGAGGATGTGCTAGGAGTGACTCTGCCAGATCGCGGGATTTTTATGCGTGTGATTTTGGGTGAGTTGGCTCGGATCATCGATCACGAAGTGTGCTTGGGTGCGATGTTTGTGGATATGGGGGGGCTGACAAATTATTGGTATCTTTATAACCCTAGAGAGAAAATCTATGATTTTTTATCCAAATTGACAGGTGCGAGATTTACAAACTCATTTGCAAGAATCGGCGGTATGGCAAATGATTTTTATGAGGGTTGGCAAGAGGAGCTTTTGGCTCACCTCAAAGAGGTAGAAAAAGGCGTTGATGATACGATGGTGCTGATTGAGAAAAATCGTATCTATTTGGATAGGGTGCAAAATATCTGCAAAATCAGTGCAAAAGAGGCGTTGAGCTATGGGTTTAGCGGTCCCAATTTGAGAGCTAGTGGAGTGGGATATGATTTGAGAAAAGACAAGCCTTATTACTACTATGATAGCTTTGATTTTGAAGTGCCTGTAGGGAGCGAGGGGGACATCTATGATCGTATGTTTGTGCGATTTTTTGAGATCAGAGAATCTATCTCAATCATCAGACAAGCGATCAAGCGTATTCCAGAGGGCAAAATCAGCATCGAGGACAAAGAAATCTTTTTGCCCCCCAAAGAACAAGTGTATTCCAATATCGAATCCCTCATCAACCACTTCAAACTTGTCTTTGATGGGATCAAGCTCCCAAAAGGACATTTTTATAGTGCGACTGAAGGGGCAAATGGGGAGCTTGGGTTTTTTATCGTGAGTGATGGCAAACCCAAACCCTACAGAGTGAAGCTCCGCCCCCCTTGCTTTTATGCACTCAACGCATTTTCAAGTATGGTGCGAGGTGCTTTGATCGCTGATAGTATTTTGAATCTAGGCAGTTTGAATATCATCGCAGGAGAACTAGATAGATGA
- a CDS encoding AAA family ATPase: MADNTYITSIEANQDYKNITPLFKWEDIPKFAVITGENGSGKSALLNGIREGRFILNEHQRINAIIEYYDKFELGGAGYSDEFARRAEEHKNILRQKFIIETDLSNPKSMFNFAKTESANHLYLQEVSQSLTFEDFINRNFDSFSKEAQGFCNSYRQSLDLSQYKKHFERNGMSEEKFYLSNQKEIEKWLDELQDIDFESQRTIFNETALLSFFGNYYIKKTRLRDRLDNEIKDVDQIKAKIKEELGENPLDQVNKLLKKAYSKYTLVLEPNENNQPKLICQNQEGISVPLSELSTGEQIITSLFMWRYEKSPLDSMIFLFDEPDAHLNPKMAKMLIEILKDVIVKEFDCQVIMTTHSLSSVAYCEDEDLFYMEDGEIEKTTKIESMERLSSGVLIEEIRANIELLIESSLILFVEGETDKKHLERYIEIDRQQKGEHIPQSFRIFNCRSASKMEYYADMIDKLKPQLKEKCLFLCDDDNEGKSAQSKVEKFGIKTMLVSQGQNSSGDFTIENCYEQYIQNQESQYNFSDTPQWKLKKKKQFARRRFKEHELMGIKILVNEIKKQFGISAQPTQQNQQNQEQCQNLQERISSVVIKMPKD; this comes from the coding sequence ATGGCAGATAATACATATATCACAAGTATTGAGGCAAATCAAGATTACAAGAATATTACACCATTGTTTAAATGGGAAGATATTCCAAAATTTGCAGTGATTACAGGGGAAAATGGAAGTGGAAAGAGTGCATTGCTTAATGGAATCAGAGAGGGGAGATTTATTCTCAATGAACATCAAAGAATTAATGCGATAATAGAATACTATGATAAATTTGAATTAGGGGGTGCGGGATATAGTGATGAGTTTGCTAGAAGAGCAGAAGAACACAAAAATATATTGCGTCAAAAGTTTATAATAGAGACAGATTTGAGTAATCCAAAGAGTATGTTTAATTTCGCAAAAACAGAAAGTGCAAATCATTTGTATCTCCAAGAAGTATCCCAAAGCTTAACATTTGAAGATTTTATCAATAGAAATTTTGATTCTTTTTCCAAAGAAGCACAAGGGTTTTGCAATTCTTACAGGCAATCTCTTGATTTATCTCAATACAAAAAGCATTTTGAGCGTAATGGAATGAGTGAGGAGAAATTTTATCTTAGTAATCAAAAAGAGATTGAGAAATGGCTAGATGAACTTCAGGATATTGATTTTGAATCACAACGAACTATTTTTAATGAAACAGCTTTGCTTTCATTTTTTGGCAATTATTATATTAAAAAAACTAGATTAAGAGATAGGCTTGATAATGAGATAAAAGATGTGGATCAAATCAAAGCAAAAATCAAAGAGGAATTAGGAGAAAATCCTCTCGATCAAGTGAATAAATTGCTTAAAAAAGCTTATTCCAAATACACTCTTGTGCTAGAACCTAATGAAAATAACCAACCAAAACTTATTTGTCAAAATCAAGAAGGCATTTCTGTTCCTCTTAGCGAACTCTCCACAGGAGAGCAAATCATCACCTCTTTGTTTATGTGGAGATATGAGAAAAGTCCATTAGATTCAATGATTTTCTTGTTTGATGAGCCTGATGCACATCTCAATCCCAAAATGGCAAAAATGCTCATTGAGATTCTAAAAGATGTGATTGTCAAAGAGTTTGATTGCCAAGTGATTATGACAACGCATTCTCTCTCAAGTGTCGCTTATTGTGAAGATGAAGATTTGTTTTATATGGAAGATGGAGAAATTGAGAAAACAACAAAAATAGAGAGTATGGAAAGGCTTTCTAGTGGTGTTTTGATTGAAGAAATTAGAGCTAATATTGAATTGTTAATTGAATCAAGTTTGATTTTGTTTGTTGAGGGCGAGACAGATAAAAAACACTTGGAGCGGTATATTGAAATTGATAGACAACAAAAAGGTGAGCATATTCCACAATCATTTCGAATCTTTAATTGTAGAAGTGCTTCAAAAATGGAGTATTATGCAGATATGATTGATAAATTAAAACCGCAATTAAAAGAAAAATGCTTGTTTCTTTGTGATGATGATAACGAGGGAAAATCAGCTCAATCAAAAGTTGAAAAGTTTGGGATTAAAACAATGTTAGTTTCTCAAGGACAAAATTCATCAGGAGATTTTACAATCGAGAATTGTTATGAGCAATATATCCAAAATCAAGAATCACAATACAATTTTTCTGATACACCACAATGGAAACTTAAAAAGAAAAAACAATTTGCTAGGCGTAGGTTTAAAGAACACGAGCTTATGGGTATTAAGATTCTTGTTAATGAAATCAAAAAGCAATTTGGCATATCAGCCCAACCCACACAGCAAAATCAACAAAATCAAGAGCAATGCCAAAATCTACAAGAGCGTATCTCAAGCGTTGTGATAAAAATGCCAAAAGATTGA